The genomic window ACATGCAGCCCATCGAGGTGACGGGGGGCGGCAACCCCGAGATGGCCGCCACCTACCTGGTGGGCGACCGCCTGGCGGTGGGGCCGGCGGAGGGGGAGGGGTACAGCGTTTTCTACGTGGCCGGGTACGAGACACGCACCGGGTACACGCCCTTCTACCAGGAGGTGCGCGACTACCGCCGCACCGGGAAGGCCGCGCCGCGCCTGCTGGACTACCTGGACTGGAACGGTTCCGGCGAGGCGGACGTCCTGGTGCAGGTGTACGGCCCGAACGAGGCCTGGTACGAAGCGATCTCCCGCGACCGGGGCGGGCGGTGGCAGAAGGTCTGGGAGGGCCCGCGCTGCCGCGGCGAGGGTGGCTCGCAGGAGCGGTAGACGGAACACAAGGAAAGGTCGGGTTCGGGCGTGTCCCCGGCTGGGCCCCCACCCGGCTCGCTTTAGGCTCGCCACCCTCCCCCATTCTGGGGGAGGGCTGACGGCTCCGGGCAGTCCAGCCCCTCTCCCACTTGGGAGAGGGTGGCGGCTCTCGGGCCGCCGGGTGAGGGCCTACAACGGCGCCCGCCTTTCGCACTCACGCACTCCCGTACTCCCGCCCCTCTCCCCGCCACACCTCCCGCTCCGTCACCACCGCATCCAGCCGCGCGTCCCAGGGCTCCGTCGGCACCGCGTCCACCTCCTGCGCGGCGAAGAAGAGGCCGCAGCGGAAGCCGCGCCACCCCGGGTCGGCGAAGAGGCGGTCGTAGTACCCCGCCCCGCGCCCGATCCGCCCGCCGCTCCGGTCCCAGCCCAGCCCCGGCACCAGTACCGCGTCCACCTCCCCCACGTGCACGAGCGGGCAGGTCGTCTCGTCCGGCTCGCGGATCCCGTAGGCGCCCTCGCGCAGCGCCTCCAGCCGCTCCAGCGCGTGCAGC from Longimicrobiaceae bacterium includes these protein-coding regions:
- a CDS encoding 5-formyltetrahydrofolate cyclo-ligase, whose translation is MTAPEKDAVRRALRERLRALAPAERDAAGRAAGARVWTVPEVAGARVLLLYASLPGEMPTDAVARDALRRGLTVVYPRCVTGTRTLTLHALERLEALREGAYGIREPDETTCPLVHVGEVDAVLVPGLGWDRSGGRIGRGAGYYDRLFADPGWRGFRCGLFFAAQEVDAVPTEPWDARLDAVVTEREVWRGEGREYGSA